The DNA window ATCAAAACTGATAAGGGCTGTATTTGAAGTGTAACCATATTTTAGCGGGTTCATATTTCTCAGattcaaaaatgattttaaactagttaaaggctttataggcgattttttgatccagtagatgtcgcccttgagcaccagcatgaaaccagatcaactcgcgctgcattgttgtgttagcatgctaatgctagcgatatttattatgctcgtatcttcacactgcatgtaaatttacctgaaatgagcgtgatctagaaacacagttaagcagtgagtacagtatgttattcttcttttctctagtccctcaattaaacaacttttatacgtgaggggatgAGCGGGCCGGctgtccaggcgatgtaaacaaactgaagataggactctgaaaactctgaaagcatcacagacagtgggactcaggtgttaatttgtagacagtcatgactcacagagttattttcagaggatatatttgatttctattacatttaagtgtgaaaaatcgcatattaagcctttaagaacttatttttaatcattcaaACTCACTTTACAATCAACATTGGCATATGAATTTAAGGAAATAGCCTGTATCTAGTTAGCAGCCTTGAGCTAAGCTTCCACAATATCCAACAGCATGTCTCCGAAATCCACTGCAAAAGGTAAAAGAATTTCAGTTAGCAGTGTTTGGaataacaggttttttttaaagactatttGCAGTAACTTGTAACAAATTAGTTACCAGATTCAATAACACTGATATAATCattgacatttaaaagtatTTGTTACTCGCTACTTTATGTATAACAGCCGACAACAAGCGAGTGAGCTTACTCTAAGATCAGCTCGGTAGCTTCATGGGAGAAGGAACGTTGCacgctgtaaacaaacacagacaggtgatcaTTCAGCTGTGAGCTTTCTGTCTCGGAAATACCAACTATTTTCCTCTGCTTGAGttgaacaacaaaaataaatcagtaagTTGTAGTTTGTGCAGGAAGAAGAGAACAAAGCCCGCTTCCAGAGAGCCTGGTGCAGCTCAAGTAGGAGCCGGTATGTTGCCTTCAGAGAACTAATTAGTAAAACACCTCTAATTCAGAATGACTAGGCTACAGTGTTGTTTGAAATGTGCGACTCGTCACGGCACAATTCTGCCACAGGAGCACTTAATAACGTGAACATTAATATGAGGATTGAAGCAAAAATAGTAACGCTTGAGTTACCTTTCCAAGTAACTAACTATGCAGTAACTATTCAGTATATAATGTAGTAACTCAGTTGCTTTTTGATAGTAGCAACTAACTGTAACTAGTCACATTGTTTTTAAGTAACGTGAACCGTTATGAACTGAAATATTGAGGATGGGAGGCCAGGTGGGCCTGCAGGCATAATGGACACTGAACAGTCTGTATATCTGTGGGCTACATTGTTGGTGGTAATATctgccgatattatcggctggccaattaatcagtcgggctctatttagaaggtttattttttaattttctggaatatatattttcttgGTGTTTAGGTCAAGGGTGAGCTCATGTCGCTTTTTATCTTAACGGCACGGATCAATCATTTTCCAGACTGAGCTTAAGGTTTCTTTGCCCCTATTCTGTAGACACATGAATGTAGACACACCTGTGCTGTTTGGCTGACTTGATTTAATGACACAGGTACAGACAGATAAAGCCACTTAGATTGTTTTCAGTGGGTGAGTCATATTGACTTAAGCGTCTCTTTGAATCTGTTATCGATATTGGACATCCATGTAAGGAACATTGCGTATTGTTGTGAAACCATTTCTGCTTGGCCCCACTGTGAACTCATAACTCAGTGGATATGACTAAGAAAATGTTTGGTGTGTAGAAACAGTCAAAAATACCCTGCTCTTGGTTTGTCATACTGTATGTCATATGTAGATagatagaattactttattgatctcaaactgggaaattgtggtgttacagcagcaggttatcagagcaaataaaacaatataagaatagatacaaagtaaataagcacttaaaatgtaaaaaaaataagaataagaagagatatATACATcaaatttaacttaacattactactagtctaaaatatgaaaaattaaatacaactttttttcagGCGTGTCAACTGACTGTAAAtatacttgctggaggtaagagatgtaaaagtgcaaaaacagtgatgacagtgaaTGTCATATGTATCCTGGCTAGTTAAATGGATTATACACAGGTGAAGTCTGTTATTTTCAATGACTTTTCTGACAGCATATCAGGGACTTTACATTTGTAAATCATTTTTCACATCTTCTTAGTGTGTATGCCCTATTTTCATTTAGCTTATGAAAACGCCCAGCACCTTTAAATACTGTGTATCTGTAAAAGTCATTTATCTTCACCCTGGTGCTCTAGACTGGAAAATGTTCTTGTAAATGAAGATTTGCGGTTCTTTTCCATGCCCAGACTCTGACATATGTGCCTTACTTTAAGCGCTTCAACTTCCTGTAAAAGCTGCTTTCATCACGTGGAACTGCTAAATTCCTTGCAACAAACCAAGTCATGTTACACACTTGTGAGTGCTATAACATCTGATCCTTTAAACTCATCTTTGATTTGGAATGTGACACCAAATGTCCATTCCATTTCCATTAACCATCATTATCCTTGCCTTTACACTCCTCCTGTTGTCTGAACTAATCTCTTATGTGGTCTGGAGTACGAttcaaaattttaaaaaaaagaaaagaaaaaaaacgttaatAGCTTGTCCAGAATATATTGCTCTTTTAACAGTAAGGGAGCaggatttcagttttgttttagaaaaagaGTTGTTGCAAATGAATCACAAATGTactctttatttgtattgttattGTGACGTGATCGTCTTCAACTGCACAACAACACCTCGGATTCTGCCACAAATGTAGCTATATGTTTTCCCTAACCCTTAAGAGTCTCAGCAGATTACCAGCCGGATACTGAGCTGCACAGCACCCCACCCTGACAGAGTTTCTCGTAGCATTTCCTGTAATTTAGAATAGTTTTCATAGCAGGGTCTGTTGTTCCAGATGTTTGAATACTAAATGAGAAGTGAGATTAGAGCTGTGCTGTGGAAGTTTGGACAGGGACCAGACGGAAAAAATGGAcagatatttttactttatcaaTTCAGTCAAGAGATCCActtaaaatacttcatggagGCCTTGAAATAGAGTTCAATGATTACTGTTTcaattttaaaggtttatgtAATGCTTTGTATTACTCTCAGATCcaatcttgttttctgtttatgcTGATTTCATTTAAGACAAGCtaggtttcttttctttgtttggcaTAGCGCTCCCTTGTCCAAGACTAACCTGACATTAACTTAACAAGCAGACAGTATAAGATGAAAGATAAACGTCGTTTTCCAGggaatatattatattatagtaTATCCAGGGACAGCTTCTGGACAACTCCTTCTATTCCCCCCTACATCATTACTCTATATTTGTTTCATAATAATGTTTCTACTTATAGTTAGTTCCCAAAATTGGCGTAGAGATCATGTCTTAATGAGGTTACAGGAAAACATGACGCATTGACACATTCTCTATCTATTGTCAGACTAATCTGCTGACAACACTACAGCAGTATTAAGAAACTACCACTAACAAGCTAAACAAAGACTTCAGAATTGGATTTACCTGCTGTCAGCAGTTGACAGTAAAGCTGGGAATAAGCAAGGCTGCTGTTATTGATGCTTTTCAGATTTTCTGATTTCCCACAGGACTTTGAATCTGGGGAGGGCGGAGGGCTTAAAGCAAGAATGTGTGATTTGGATTTTTCTCCACTTAGGTTTTTCCTTAGTTTTtccttagttttttttattatgactgTGACATGTGGCATGAACGCTGCATCACCCACAAGAAAACTGAGAGTATTTCCATTTAGCAAAGACCCCAATTCAGTGTATCACACGTGCTGGACTTTGGTCTGTGCTGAGTCAACACCATGAGTTAAACAGTTTAAAGCCTCTTATCCAAGCTTtgactgtgctgctgctgtgtgggaaggctcctcctccctccatcactACGCTGCCACCTCCTTTCATGGTCATGTGGATAGACTCCAGAGTGATGTCAGTAAAGGGAGAGATTTTCAGGAGGGATGGCGCCTCCATGAGGACATAAAGTGgtctttgtttcatttacaTCCAATGGGAGAAACACTTCCCCTCTGCAGGCAGATAGTAAGAAAACGTATTAGcttccttgttttcttctttaggAAAAGTTTCCAATATAATTTCACATCAtataacccctaaccctaaccctaacccatctatttttagattttatttcagCGCtcctcaggtgttttttttatcagaggcCCTGGGACACCAGAGGATTTTTTATCCCTTTTTATCCACATTTTAATATTGTCTTATAGGGCTTTTACAAAacacttttgtgtgtttttaaggagGTCTTTAAGTACTTTTTATTACCCATTGTCCCCCGAGTACCCATGCCCCTCATAGCGTTCCCTAGAGAACGCTGCGCCCTTcacctaccctaaccctaacccgtcATATAACCCCTAACCAGCATGGATTCTACTGTATTTGTGATGTAAGTATTCATCTTATAGGTGAGTTCAAAGATTTCTTTTTATAAAACTGTCAAACTCATTTGCGTATCAAGTACAGAATGGATAAAAGACAACTGAAGTATTTTTGGTCCCCACCAACACAAGACAGAAACATGCACATGTACAGATGAGGGAaacttaaagggttaaaaaaaaaaagtacatgtcACACCTGTGAGGTTCTTGTTCTTCAATCTGCCCCTTAACTCAGTTTGGTGAGTCTCCCTGCAATAGTTCCATCTTCTCTTTCTCTACAATACTAAAACCATGCAACACACATCAAAAGGAATAAAACCACATATACATTTAATCTTAGCAATGATAAAAGCAAAACTTCATAAAAAATGTTGGGCTAATTCAGTCTGTGTGGGGAcctatttcacatttttttaagaaaataaatttgCCAATTATTATATTTCCAACCTCAGCCTTATTGTCCTAACTCATAGTAAGGAACAGATAAATATAGTccatggggcggctgtggctcagttagtagaatcgtcatctctcaactggaaggtcgagggcaCTTAACCCctaattgctcccgctgcttcgtcggcggagtatgaatgtgtatgaatgggattagatacttctgatggtctcactacatagcaacctcagtcatcagtgtgtgaatgtgtaggtgtgacctgcggtgtaaaagcacaagtagtcagaagactagaaaagcgctacacaagctcaagtcaatttaccatttacagtATTATTGGCTTTTCAAATCCATACATCCATAACAATTTAtcattcaatctttatttgtatagtgccaattcataacaaatgttatctcaagacactttttttaaagcaggtaaaagaccttactctttgtaaTCTAATTGCACTTAACATATCTTTAGTTTATCCAAATTACAAGAAAGTTAAACAGTATATATGGTTAATATTATCCTTTCACCTCTATTTAGCAGTTTAGCAGTTTTTttgtgaagtgtaaaaaaaagtgaaaaacaaaaaaacctaatATGTTTGATTCCTTGTTGAATAAATTGTATAAATCaagaaatcaagaaaaaaaatgggaaaaaattCCATGTTTCTGCACACGTGCATTGTAAAACTCAAAAGTTATGTTTAGGCTCAAAAGTCTGCATTTCACCTTTAGCTGTGTAGGAAGGGGTTGTCGCTGTAAAGAATGCTCAGGAGACTCTGTTTGTCTCCTTTCACTCCAATAAATCTTTCCTATTTGATCATCTGTTGAGATGATTTCTCCTGCtattcacagaaacacagaggttttaaaaaatgtactttatGTTAGACTACAAAATCCTGATCTACactcaaaataattatttcaaaagaaatTTCAACATCACAGATGTCAGTGGGGTTAAATGATAACAAggttattttgtaacttttatCTTAAGAATTGAACACAAAAACTTTTACATGTAAATGACCCCTCGCAAAACAAGTAGAAGCTTATGATTTAGTGGTTTTCTGTTTCACATATGGGCTGCAAGTCTGGTTGTGTTTTGACGCTTTTTGACTCTCGCTGAATGATTGAGTTTTGCATTTCTACCCGGGCTTCTACAGTACCACACAAAGCAGTGATTATTCCTGAGAAGCGGATGGTTTGGGGGTGGGGATTTGGAATGAATTCCATTACATCCTCATGAGGCCTGTTGGCTACTCATCCTTTGTCTTGTGCCTTGTGTGGCTTGTTTGATTAACACATCACAAATAGATAGAACTCCATTTAAAAAGAGGGATACAGTTGACACAGAAAACTACACGCCATCggcaaaaaaaagtttccttcATGACCCAAGTGTTCAAAACTACTATTAACAATGATAAATAACTGCACTGAGTTACATGTTTAAAGTCTGAGGACAGTTCTTCAGTCCCTGGTATGTTATGATCCACTCTGAGATGGCTAGCAATCACAAAGCCTGCAGGATGTTGGGATTTGTCAGACAGGCAGGGTTCAATAAAATCTGGCATCAAGTTGCAATAAGGGTAATATGTTGCATCAAGTATTTTTGGAGCTTGACCCTTGTAAGGGAGTAAAGTAAAATTAGATTGACCTAAATAGATTtaagctttttgtgtttttgtagatACAGTATGCTGATTAAAAAAGTTAACTTACAACCATCTGTACAGCTGCCTGAATCTCATCCACTGTTGACATGCTCATGGGCTTTTCTTTGATGCTCATTTTATAGATGTAGTGAGGTAGTTACAGTTAAAGCTCTGATTAGCTGATTGTTCCTCCAACAAGTGGATTTAGCTTTCAGCAATCGACCAAAAACTAGCAACAATCAGAAGGCAAAAGCAAGGTAAAAGAAACAGGTAGCAATATGGAAACCACCAAAACTTATTGGGCACAAAGGTTTGGCACATACAGACTATGTACTGTAATGGGTAAGGTAGATGTAGAAGTGTCTGAAATCAAAGGAGAGGTGAGTACACTATGCTGAAAAATGAAAGTCAGTATACAAGCTTCCAAAATTGAagaattaaaggctttatttatAACATTCCATTTTCTATACAAACCATATAACAGTGAACTGTTTTACAATGAGTGTCATTGTAATAAATACAGTTTTGGAatatgagggggaaaaaatgtgaacatttacgTCAAGTGATGGAACAAGGAAAGCTGTCAAATACAGTTCATTGAGGATTGGTCCTCTACAtcattattagaaaaaaaaaagccatctaGAGAACAACTGTAAAAAATAGGTAAACCAGCATCACCAGCTGGGAGTTGGGGTATGTATATGGGAACAACAAAGACAGGGGATAGGCAAATTTAACATAAGCCTATGCCTGAGGACTACACATTGGAATTCCTTTCACATTGAACACTAGCAGAGTTTTGCTCCAGGAATACACACTGGAATACTGCAATTACACCTGATGCTATGCCATCAAGCGGAAAGTCATCACTTATTTCATGTTCAATTtttaagacataaaaaaagggtactaaaatgaatattaaaagaATACTATTGAGCTTAAAGGCACTTTTGCTGAAAGCCTGTATCTCAACATTCTATGTTACTACAACTTCTTGATACCTTTCTTGTTCAGATCAAAGAGtaaaagtggaaaaagaaagcACTCATGGTAACATTTTATGCTGCAAGACTACTAAGGATAGCAAAACTCTTGCTCATTTCTGTATTTGATGATATACACTTTGTTCTGAGTGGTTTTTACTAATAGTCAATGCCCTGGTCATTGTAATTGGAGCTGTAGTCATCATGGAAACCTCTGTGGAACTCATCCTCCTGGAATTCAGCTTGATAGTCACTATCGCTGATCTCTGACCCATTGGTGCCAGTGCCCTGGCTGCCATTTGTGTGGATGACTGGCTCTGTTGGGGGGGCACAATACTTGGGGTCATAGACCTGACGACCCAGGCCGTACACGCTCATGCCTGTCTGAGATGCCACCTTGTTCGTACCCATTTGGAGGGAGATGGTGGAATTGTCCAGAGGCTGCTGGGCCACCTTTTGGTCAAAGATGTCCCTGCGGGTACCAGGGGCTGACATGCCCGCCTGCAAGAAACAATAATTACCATAAGCTAGTATTTAATAGGAACTTAATTTTGCTGTTAAATGTTGGTTCTAATTGGatgattttataaatatatatatatgtgtgttctgtgtgtgtgtgtttgtgagtgtgtctgtttgcactAGTGTACCtatctaaaaaacaacaacacacatttgaagtAATGTTATGGTTAAAGACATCACAAGTAAATGTGGTAttaattgtttgtatttttaaaatgaccagaaaGACAAGGCCACTTCTTGTATAGTATAGATTGATAGTCCCCTTTTAATAAGGTacgcgtgtatgtgtgtgtgtgtccaaaagCTTTACTTCAATGGTTTCATTCTGACTACTGTTTCGTGGAGTGatacattgaaaacaaaaagattcaaTATGAACAGGCTTTAAGAGGAGAAGGTTTTAACCTGACTGGCTCCTTTGTTAGTTCCCATCTGCAGGCTGATGGTGGTCTGGTCGTACGGTTTGTCAGTCTGAGTCTTTGGATCATATAGATGTCTTCGGGTTCCATAAGCCGTCATTCCAGCCTGACTCGCACACTTGTTTGTTCCCATCTGAAGACAAGGGACTAGTTTTAGGATCTCAACATACCCAATAACATTACTTTACCTTTAAGAGGAATCACAGACAAATGATATCAAGGTTTCTTTAACCTATCCGTTTCAGCTTTGAAGGAGTTCCCGAATGAGCTTCTTATCGAGCCTAATCTGGCATTAACTGAGGGTTTCAGAGTTATGTGATTGTTAACACTACAGAAGAAATAAAGTTCTCTAGAGAAATTAGTGAATCATTTTATTCTCCAGCTATATCAACAGCCATAGTTACCTGCAGTCCAATGACACACTGTCCAGCCTTGATCTTCTCAGTGTCAAAATGCCGAGCTTGTTTGTCTGCGTATTTCACCCCAATATCGATCTTTGTGTCCATACCCTTTGTCTTTGCCTAACAAGGGGGATATGCTTGTTAAAGAACTGGTACGgcataaaacatgaataaacatcATTCCTGAATAATTGCAAATGTGTTCTTCTGCACACACTTAACTGTGTAGTTACTCACCATACTGGCCAGTGCAAGCAATGTGGTCTGGACCTGAGTCATGTTCCCATTTTCAAACAGGTCATTGGCCTCAAAGATGTCATTGGGCTTTAGGCCATAGTTCAGAATAGCTTTGATGAAATTCCCAAGGTTTTCCAGCTGCGGAAGGAAATAGAAAAAATGGAAGTGATGTGCTATATAAAGGGACtcaaaaaaacaggaaggagaaaTTACAACACAAATAAAGCATTAGTATGCAATGGCTAAAGCTTAATAAATGACTGTTCTGTGATTGATTTTAATGAGCTGAATGACCTTCTGCAACATCGACTTCTGAGCAAACTTCTTTGAATGACTTGTCCTGCAATCCAGTTCAAAACAGGTCTTACCTTGTGCCAGTTAAGCTGAGAAAGGTTGATTTTCCTCACAGAACCAGGTTGCAGCTTATTAATCAGTCTAAGAGAGGATAGAAAATGCATACTTTATCAGAACATAAAGGAATCAATCAGCGATGAAGGATACATTTTTTGCATaattttgtgacattttattcCTGCAGCCCAATTTTGACATTTGTATTCCATGCAGCATTATCTATCATAGGAAGGGATATTCTTATCTTTATCCGAGAGTTTAGTCTTTCAGTTTTAATCTATAACTTACACACTGTTGTTTGCACACTCTCCTTATCTACTGAGACTGTAGGTTGTGTCACATCTACTTTTAGATATTGAACAAAAACCATGTCAAAATTCCCAGACCCTAACATATCAGGAGTAGAATTAAATGATCCCTTCTTCTCTTTAACAGGGTTCATCCAATTTTTTATACctaagaattgttttgtattttactaTTATAGCTAAATAATAGCCATCCTGTGTAGCAatttggttcccaacctggggctTCAAAGAGCTCAGGGGGAGGATCTGTGGATAGTTCATTCAAAGATATTTtggtaagaacaagtgtgtATAGGGCTATTCTGTTGGGATTTtatcaaagaaaataatcaaattaatttTTGGCAGCAGGGTATCACTTTTTTGTGTgggtcctggggggggggggggggctccaaggaaaaaggttgggaacctcTGCTGTTGCACTCAGATATGGACCAGCACCATCATCTAGTTATgttgctataggcttagactaccaggggacctggcaccttgagctctctctctctctctctctctctctctctctctctctctctctctctctctctctctctctctctctctctctctctctctctctctctctctctctctctctctctctctctctctctctctctctctctctctctctctctctctctctctctctctcaggcatggggcaaaacattaaaaaacacactacCTGAATTTAATATCCATGTTCTGAATCTGAAAGGCCACAC is part of the Labrus mixtus chromosome 19, fLabMix1.1, whole genome shotgun sequence genome and encodes:
- the LOC132994411 gene encoding calponin-3-like, whose protein sequence is MTHFNKGPAYGLSAEVRSKIAQKYDPLKEEELRFWIEEVTGMSIGETFQKGLKDGVILCELINKLQPGSVRKINLSQLNWHKLENLGNFIKAILNYGLKPNDIFEANDLFENGNMTQVQTTLLALASMAKTKGMDTKIDIGVKYADKQARHFDTEKIKAGQCVIGLQMGTNKCASQAGMTAYGTRRHLYDPKTQTDKPYDQTTISLQMGTNKGASQAGMSAPGTRRDIFDQKVAQQPLDNSTISLQMGTNKVASQTGMSVYGLGRQVYDPKYCAPPTEPVIHTNGSQGTGTNGSEISDSDYQAEFQEDEFHRGFHDDYSSNYNDQGIDY